In the Nerophis lumbriciformis linkage group LG18, RoL_Nlum_v2.1, whole genome shotgun sequence genome, aattttgatttGTAGAGGTGTCTGATTCAAGTTGTTTGAGGTCAAAGGTCTGATTGGCATTCTGCTGTATTGTCAGAGCAAGATTGTGCTACTTCATCCAACATGTTTATCAACCAGTCTACCTCAAACTTTTGGAGGTAATAGTTATACTTTAGTGTAAGAACTCACTTGACTTTAATGACACAGTGGCAAGTGTCTTGGGGACAGACAAGTTAAATTACCCTATAGGTCTATAGAGTGCACCGTATATAAGCTGTACcaagaccccaaaagggacaagcggtagaaaatggatgggcactaactacattttagaagaaaaaatattttcccatatATAGCCGAaccagactataagctgcagatatatatgttgtgaaattagttattttcacagaaatgttttgtaaatgtttatttacattgttttctaacggtgcctgtaacatgaCAGTAAAACAGCCGATCAAACAGAAGTcatgaagctagctctccaatcagctaaacagactcaataactccacggggatgtgaaactaaaacaatacaaaaaaaaatgccgTTAATAGTTAATACTAACAGACGATCGTAAACATGTtagtatattagctaatgctaacaacactagcttgatcacattacgatagcacatgattaagaattgttttagttatattgtaaaacttacaaacgttgcctggTGTCAAGTAGGAACCTATGCTAGTAGAACGTTATGGACGACTACAAGACTTGTAGTTCCGGTTTAAAGcattaaacagaaggaaatactgtggtacatgtaccacttgtggtatgccaaataattacacactattttagtgtttaaactgtgtgtaatataACAGTATCCAAAAGTATAAAATATACTTGATAAATAAaacttttacattgtttttattgaatatgtaggcctactaggctactgtactatattttaatgttggccattatgttggtacttggtgaaaaaggttaACCTAActttgcagcacctgcagtgagcaaactcatccaaaagaccTTTTcaatgtctttgcttgttttctgtaaacgtgaagaaaaatctataaattagctgCATCGTTTTTATAAGTCACattgttcaaagcgtaggaaaataagttgtcttatattttgccatTAAATTAAGGACTATAATAGTGATATTTTAAGTGTGGTATAATTCTTTCATGTGCAAGAAGTGAACGTCCCAAGCTGACACAGTCAATGCTACACAAAGACTGACTTTGTTGTTGGACAATTGTGTAGTTTGTTTGGATCAGATCAGTGGCAGTGGTAGAGTTGGCAAAGGCAACATAAGAGATGACACCAGTAGAAACCATGCAGTCATAAGATGTTGTCATAAAAGCACTGTTGGAGCTAAAAGTTCTGACCTTTCCACAGCCCCCGAGCAGCCCAGCTGCAAGGCACTGTACGACTTTGAGCCGGAGAACGAGGGCGAGCTGGGCTTTCACGAGGGCGACATCATCACGCTGACCAATCAGATCGATGAGAACTGGTATGAGGGTATGCTCAACGGCCAGTCGGGATTCTTCCCCCTCAACTACGTGGAGGTGTTGGTTCCACTGCCGCAGTAAAGGTAGGAAGGAAGGTAGGAGAGGAAAGTGAGGCTGTTCCACACTAGAACCACATGGATGACTGACTCTTCACCTGCAATTTGATCCACCAAGCTCAGGTTGCAAGGAATACTCCCCATTTCAGTAATTCAACGATGCCACCTGTTGGCCATTTTGAgaattacctttaaaaaaaaaattagaaccaCATGACACCAGTTATAGCCTACTGTGTCTTTTTTAAATGGTCTATTTTTCTAAAGCAGTACAATATTCATTTTACTTTCATTTCATGTATGTTTAGTAGAGCTGCTTACTGGACATGTGAGAGTTGCACCTCCTTTGAGATTgacctgtgtgtgtgagtgttacaCACCTTGAAATGCAGCCGTCGCACCACTTTGGTCACTTAAAAGCAGCCACGTCTTTGTCAAAGTCCATTTCAACCACACAGTgcctaaaaaaagaaagaaaggacgACGCTGCTGGCAGCGATTCACGTCTTACTATCCCTTGTCTTGTCATAATGTGAAACTGTGTCCCATTCTGTCCCTCACTCTGGAATTTATAGATTTTTTAAAGTGTTTGTTACATCCTGACCTGTGCTCTTAAAACATGAATACAGACTTTGGGGATGTCGCCTAAAAGTGAAAGGGAAAACATCAAGGGAATGTTTAGACTGGGGGATTGTTTGAATCATCTTTTTTATCAGTGTTTTGTCCGTATTGACACACCCTTCCACTGTGTTTGGACCTAATATGTTTACATGTGGACTCAGCAATGTAGCTCTTTGGAACAAACACATCATTGATAGCTTTTATTTGGAACCAGATGGAGGAGTGACTAATGACCCCAAAAGCTAACAAAGCTACTTATGGCTGTTCCTTCAGTTGTAATAAACAAAGTGGCACTTTGCTGTGTAACGTCTACAAACACTACAAGACTGTTTTCCCGCGCACACACAAGACTAACGTTTTTTTCACTCGTTACTTCGCATTGATTTGGATGTTTAGGAAAAAAAGACATACATTGTATGGTTATAAAAGgctatgttttgtttttagtcAGTCTTAAAAATATTGCTATTTTTATATCCAAACCCTTAAAACATGCATGTAgtccttttattattattattattattattattattataatgcccTGTAAAAGTTTTTACTTGCTATGGATTTAATGCCATGCATTTGTCTATTATCGATGTATTTGTATGTGCTTCTTTCCTGACGCCACACTTCTTACAATAAACAGACAAAAACAATTGaatctatatttcttttttttaaatacaacagAAAGACAATTGATTTAAATAAATCCAGTGTGTATTGGTTAGAAATGTGAATCAATGTTCTGTTCTCACCTGTGCtccataataaattaaaaaaaggtatGGCACATGGAGAAAAGTTTACAACAGTTGACATGGAGCTATCTGGGTGTGGGCTTTTCTTACTAGCACTCACAGTAAGTGTCATCAAGGCACCTGTACGCCACTCAGCTGACTGTAGACGTGCTCCAAGATCTGAGAGTAGGCTTGATCCTTAGGggcgtggcagctcagagagccctGGATGGAGGGGGGAGGAGCCAAAACAGGAAGTTAGCTCAAGCAGTCACAGCGGACAATCTTGATGCTCTCACCTTGATCTTGTCCATCATGGTGGTATCAGGACACCAGTACTGACTGAAGTGCACCAGGTCAGGAGCAGCTTTGTAGTAGTCCACCAGCAGCATCTGCACAGGAACAAGCACTTAATGGACGGTCTTCACAAAGTGTGGCGGTTCTTCAGCTACTACCATCTCGTTGAGGACATCACTGGTGAGGAAGTTGTCTTGCACGTAGGTCACCTCCACAGCCACTGGTATGCCGTAGTCGTTGGGTCTTTGCTGCACGGAGAGAAACGTGACCATTAACGTCTACTGCACTTTTAAAAGACCACCGCCCTGTGCGCTCACCTCAGGTGGTGGCACGACCCAGAATGGAGTTATGGTGGAGGCCACGCCTTGATTGCCGTGGTAGTACGGTCCTGGAAAAGAGTCCGAATGGTAACCGGAGCCTTATTAGGGAAAGCTGAGAGGACGTACTGACCCTACGTACCGCAGATGACGCCCAGGCAGGGCTGGAAGCCGTTGTTGGAGCCCTGCAGCCTCAGCTGGTGGTCCATCTGGGAGTCGATGTCCTGCAGGGAGGGCAAGGCTGGGCCTCGCGGGTGACTGTGGTACCAGCCCACCAGAGACAAGCCGCGCATGAACAGGTTCTGGCAGATCTGGACAACATTCACATTTCAGAAAATGGTTTAGAATACTGAAAGTGATATTTAATGGTATTGGGTACATCCACTGTAAAACTATTTAGTCCTAGAAAAAAACAGTTAGAAGCAACAAGCGTCTTGTTCTGAGTATATAGTAATAATATACCTATAATGTAGGCTTTGAAAGGCCTACATTGTCTTAATTCTGACTAAACAGCAGACGGAATACTCTTATTTACTCAAATAAGGGCCATATGGCATTACGGTAAATTACTCAACTGCAGAAAGTACAAGAcagacattttaaaaagtcatgtttttttacatGATTCCTTTTAAAACAAGTATACTTAAAGTATAgtatattacaatattttatccatccattttctaccgcccagGCACActggggcggaaggcagggtacaccctggacaagtcactacatcatcacagggccaacacagatagacaaccgtTCACactcacaatggaaacaagccttttggcccttttgtgtcatttatttgccctttggattcaattctttaagatgtcaataaacttaatCAATCAAAAAACGAGGGACGTACTAATATTCAAAAGATcaattttaaaatgcatttttatgcaaattaaaatattgcaatatatgtATTTGaattatgtataccgtatttttcggactataagtcgcagtttttttcatagtttggccgggggtgcgacttatactcatgagcgacttatgtgtgaaattattaatacattagcgtaaaatatcaaataatattatttagctcattcacgtaagagactagacgtataagatttcatgggatttagcgattaggagtgacagattgtttggtaaacgtatagcatgttctatatgttatagttatttgaatgactcttaccataatatgttacgttaacataccaggcacgttctcagttggttatttatgcctcatataacgtacacttattcagcctgttgttcactattctttatttattttaaattgcctttcaaatgtctattcttggtgttgggttttagcaaataaatttcccccaaaaatgtgacttatactccagtgtgacttatgtttttttccttctttattatgcattggaCCAAAACCACTTAAAAATATAGAATTTAAAAACACTAATATGTATATAGTTGTACACAactaaaaatacaacatttaaaacacttttataCGTATCTACTTATAGACTAAAACTACTAAAAACAAAATTTTAAACACTACAATATGCATCTACTTTTAGACCAAAAGCACTACAAAATACAGAATTTAAAACACGACAGTATCTATTTTTAGACTTAAACCACTTAAAAATAGAGAATTTAAAAACACTAATATGTATATAGTTGTACActacaacaaaaaatacaaaatttaaaactATTACATGTATCTCCTTATAGACTAAAACtactaaaaacacaacattttaaacACTATAATATGCATCTACTTTTAGACCAAAAACACTAAAAAAGACAGAATTTAAAACACGACAGTATCTATTTTTAAACTTAAACCActtaaaatacaatatttaaaatacTAGTTTAATGTATCTATTTTTGGACTAAAAAACTTAAAATAGAATCTTTAAAACACTACAGTAATGTATCTACTTTTGGACTAAAACCACTTAAAAATAcagaatgtatttaaaaacactAATTGTACAGTAAAAcaactaaaaatacaaaatttaaaacactataatACATATCTACTTATACACTAAAACtactaaaaacaacattttaaaacacaaaaatacaaatacactATAGATAcactataatataatacaaattcACTATAGATACACTATAATATGTATAGACTAAGACtactaaaaacaacattttaaacaatATGTACCTAATTTTAGACCAAAAGCAGTAAAAAATACAGAATTTAAAACACAACAGTatctatttttaaaattaaaccacttaaaaatacaatatttaaaacacTAGTTGAATGTATCTACTTTTAGACTAAGACCACTTAAAATAGAATATTTAAAACACTACAGAAATGCATCTACTTTTGGACTAAAACCACTTAAAAATAGAGAATTTAAAAACACTAATATGTATATAGTTGTAcactacaacaacaaaaatacaaaatttaaaacactattacATGTATCTCCTTATAGACTAAAACtactaaaaaacattttaaacactaTAATATGTACCTACTTTTAGACCAAAAGCACTAAAAATACAGAATTTTAAACACGACGGTATCTATGTTTGGACTAAAACCACTTAAAATACAAAATTTTAAATACTAGTTGAATGTATCTACTTTTGGACTAAAACCacttaaaatataatatttaaacacCACAGTAATGTATCTACTTTTGGACTAAAACCACTTAAAAATAcagaatttatttaaaaacactAATTGTACAGTAAAAcaactaaaaatacaaaatttaaaacaCTAATACATATCTACTTATACACTAAAACtactaaaaacacaacattttaaacacaaaaatacaaatacactATAGATAcactataatataatacaaatacaCTATAGATAcactataatataatacaaatacaCTATAGATACACTATAATATGTATAGACTAAAACtactaaaaacaacattttaaacaatATGTACCTACTTTTAGACCAAAAGCAGTAAAAAATACAGAATTTAAAACACGACAGTatctatttttaaaattaaaccacttaaaaatacaatatacacTAGTTGAATGTATCTACTTTTAGACTAAAACCACTTAAAATAGAGTATTTAAAACACTATAGTAATGTATCTACTTTGGACCAAAACCATTTAAAAATACAGAATTTAAAAACACTAAtatgtatgtaattgtacactaaaacaactaaaaaaacaaaattttaaacACTATAATAAGTATCTACTTTTAGACCAAAACCACTTAAAAATTGAGAATTTAAAAACACTAAtatgtatgtaattgtacactaaaacaactaaaaatacaaaattttaaACACTATAATATGTATCTACTTTTAGACCAAAACCACTTAAAAATTGAGAATTTAAAAACACTAATATGTATCTAGTTGTACACTTAaacaactataaatacaaaatctAAAACACTATTATATGTATCAACTTAAAGACTAAAACCACTAAACACAACATTTTAAACACTATAATATGTACCGGTACCTACTTTTAGACCAAAAACACTaaaaaatacagcattttaaacacaACAGTATCTATTTTTAGACTAAAACCACTTAAAAATACGATATTTAAAACACTAGTTGAATGTATCTACTTTTAGACTAAAACCACTTAAAATAGAATATTTAAAACACAGAACTGCGTCTACTTTTGGACTAAAACCACTTAAAAATAGAGAATTTAAAAACACTAATATCTAATTGTACACTATAACaactaaaaatacaaatacactaTAGATACACTATAATATGTTTAGACTAAAACTactaaaaacaactttttaaacAATATGTACCTACTTTCAGACCAAAAGCACTAaaaaaatacagcattttaaacaCGACAGTATCTATTTTTAGACTAAAACCACTTAAAAATAGAATATTTAAAACACTATGTATAGACTAAACCtactaaaaacaacattttaaacacTACAACATGCATCTACTTTTGGACCAAAAGCACTAAAAAATACAGAATTTAAAACACGACAGTGTCTATTTTTAGACTTAAACTACTTAAAAATAGAGAATTTAaaaacactaatgtgtatatagtTGTACACTACAACaaccaaaaatacaacattttaaacaCTATTATATGTATCTACTTATACACTAAAACtactaaaaacacaacattttaaagACTATAATATGCATCTACTTTTAGACCAAaagcagtaaaaaaaatacagaatttAAAACACGATAGTATGTATTTTTAAACTTAAACcacttaaaaatacaatatttaaaacacGATAGTATGTATTTTTAAACTTAAACcacttaaaaatacaatatttaaaacacTAGTTGAATGTATCTTTTAGACTAAAACCCCTTAAAATAGAGTATTTAAAACATTACAGTAATGTATCTACTTTTGGACCAAAACTATTTAAAAATACAGAATTTAAAAACACTAATATGTATATAGTTGTACACTACAAcaactaaaaatacaaaatttaaaacactatatgTTTTAAAACtactaaaaacaacattttaaaccCATAATATGTACCTACTTTTCGACCAAAAACACTGAAAAATACAGAATTTTAAACACAACAGTATCTATGTTTAGACTAAAACCACTTAAAATACAATATTTAGACTAAAACCACTTAAAATAGAATATTTAAAACACTACAGTAATGTCTCTACTTTTGGACTAAAACCACTTAAAAATACAGAATGTATTTAAAACACTAATATGTATATAATTGTACACTAaaacaactatccatccatccatccattttctaccgcttatttcctttggggtcgcggggggcgctagagaaaaatacaaaatttaaaacactatatgTATCTACTTATACACTAAAACtactaaaaacacaacattttaaacACTACAATATGCATCTATTTTAGACCAaaagcactaaaaaaaaaatacagaattcAAAACACGACAGTATCTATTTTTAGACTAAAACCACTTAAAAATACAATATCTAAAACACTAGTTGACTAAACCACTTAAAATAGAATATTTAAAATACTACAGCAATGTATCTACTTTTGGACTAAAACCACTTAAAAAAACAGAATTTAAAAACACTAATATGTATCTAATTGTAGACTAAAAcaactaaaaattaaaaaaattaaaacactaTAATATCTACTTAGACTGAAACTActgaaaacaacattttaaacacTATAATATGTATCTACTTTTAGACCAAAACCACTTAAAAATAGAGAATTTAAAAACACTAATATGTATCTAGTTGTACACTAAaacaactataaatacaaaattttaatttatgtatctaCTTATAGACTAAAACTActaaacaacattttaaacacTATAATATGTACCTACTTTTAAGATTAAAAGTactaaaaaatacagtatttaaaaCACAACAGTATCTATTTTTAGACTAAAACcacttaaaaatacaatatttaaaacacTAGTTGAATGTATCTACTTTTAGACTAAAACCACTTAAAATAGAATATGTAAAACACTAcagtgtttttgtctctctgtctaatccccctcttatccccacaatttccccctctgtcttctttttttcctctttctatcccctcctgctccggcccggctgcaccaaatgataatataaatacatttaataaagtcaaatacaaataaggcaacaagagaagtatcctacacttctcttttgtaaagtaaatctgaacagccgacatgggcatctacatctactatatattatttgcctgagaagctggacaggacaaaaaaataaataaataaaacactacaGTAATCATCTACTTTTGGACTAAAACCACTTAAAAATAGAGAATTTAAAAACACTAATATGTATATAGTTGTACACTAAAACaactaaaaatacaaatacactaTAGATACACAATAATATGTATCTACTTAGACTAAAAACACAACTTTTTAAACACTATAATATGTATCTGCTTTTAGACCATAAGCACAAAAAATACAGAATTTAAAACACGACAGTATCTATTTTTAGACTAAAACcacttaaaaatacaatatttaaaacattaGTTGAATGTATCTACTTTTGGACCAAAAccacttaaaaatacatttaaaacactacaATATGCATCTTTTAGACTAAAACCActcaaaaatacagtatttaaaaCTACAGTATGTATCCACTTGTAGATTAAAACCTCTTGAAATACAGAATTTAATTATATATCACACCTGCAGTTGTGTTGATTAGGTTATGACCTTATGTCTTGTTTTCCCCCAATCCTGAGGATTATATTGTAGGTGTGGCATTTATTTGTCCCACTTATTGAGGTAAGGCTTTTTTTTAGGGTGGAGATCATTATTTCagtaaacgttttcttttgtcaaGTTTGTCCGCACTTCTTTTGTGAGATGATTCAAATAATTTCCTATCTCTCCTGTCatccacagtgtgtgtgtgtgtgtgtgtgtgtgtgtgtgtgtgtgtgtgtgtattacctCCTCCTCAACAGCAGAGGCAGCGTCTCTGTCAGCCAGTCTGGTCCGACAAGGAAAGGCCCGCAAGATGGTGAGCACTGAGGGAAGCACAAACATCCTCCTAAGTGAACTTACATAAACTAACATGTTTGAGTCTCGGGTCACACTCACGTTGTGTGTTTGTGTCCCACCGTCCTCCCAAGTATCCCACCACCTCACTGGTGGTCAGGTGACAGTGGAAGTCCTAGTAAGGGAGACACAAACATGGATGTTTTTGATGTGTTGTTCCTAAGGACACATGTAGAGTGAGAGTGGTCACCATGAGCAGCAGCACGTTACTGGACACGGCCACGTTGAAAGGCTGGAATCTGTTGATGGCTGAAAAGGCCGACAGTTCCACCAGCGTGTGAGGGTCTCTGAGGACGCAAGATCCCTCATTAAGGTTAGCTGAGGGTGAGGATTGGAAAGATGACTAACCTGGCAGCATCCCTGATGCCCAAAGAACCATATCTGACAGGAATTCTCTCTCGGTCTGTTCTACGTGGCGCGAGAACATCTGGAATG is a window encoding:
- the mpnd gene encoding MPN domain-containing protein, whose translation is MMEPPSSPQAVEDGGEEDEDELSGGEEADLRSTSGRGSLLTRRGITLRVLLKDGLVEPGDGALAIHYLGKNFIGDLLNDGKIRWVETGQIFNSPSAWATHCKRLVNPAKKSGCGWASVRYRGQKLVQYKTTWLHKYQPSADMSLVSEEDDDEDEEEGKSAVLADEKNKNNKPGGLHDVLAPRRTDRERIPVRYGSLGIRDAARDPHTLVELSAFSAINRFQPFNVAVSSNVLLLMDFHCHLTTSEVVGYLGGRWDTNTQLLTILRAFPCRTRLADRDAASAVEEEICQNLFMRGLSLVGWYHSHPRGPALPSLQDIDSQMDHQLRLQGSNNGFQPCLGVICGPYYHGNQGVASTITPFWVVPPPEQRPNDYGIPVAVEVTYVQDNFLTSDVLNEMMLLVDYYKAAPDLVHFSQYWCPDTTMMDKIKGSLSCHAPKDQAYSQILEHVYSQLSGVQVP